In a single window of the Branchiostoma floridae strain S238N-H82 chromosome 2, Bfl_VNyyK, whole genome shotgun sequence genome:
- the LOC118410028 gene encoding armadillo repeat-containing protein 6-like, translating to MAKQITQETFDAVVKENMEEFDMEGEEAVQDAVQQFESQGVNLSNIVKTLNLGSTPGETEHAVLQALSDLSTLLTSDSPDPEKLTSALQAFQEECTVSFSHRSLAASTDGYKVMFSACNKFCDDTNMLCRCIETLAAFIDGQPDLINEAGMQFLIQTLTKFPEDASLQASTFKAIYATCLKHETNRQAYIEHGLLPCLTKALETHGTHKDVVKSACAVMRVMTFDDDIRVPFGKAHEHAKMMVMENKALETLLASLAACTGDTGTTADVCLTLSRLAVRNEFCQAIVDLGGLDLVLNAMRENVRHQALASRGISLLKAIAGNDDVKTKIVQAGGMELIITALNIHIGVAQVCEEGCAALCALALRNTDNVKAIMAANGAETVVQAMKVHMDKASVQQQGCMAIRNLVSRSREFADPILELGAEAVINEARLRHKDVEDAGKAAIRDLGGQVELKELWKGEGRGITR from the exons ATGGCTAAACAGATCACCCAGGAGACGTTTGATGCTGTAGTTAAGGAGAACATGGAGGAGTTTGATATGGAGGGGGAAGAGGCAGTCCAGGACGCCGTCCAACAGTTCGAGTCGCAAGGTGTCAACCTGAGCAACATCGTGAAAACACTCAACCTG GGGTCAACACCAGGAGAAACGGAGCATGCCGTTTTGCAGGCACTGTCCGATCTGTCCACCTTACTCACATCCGACAGTCCTGACCCAGAAAAACTAACGTCTGCTCTACAGGCATTCCAAGAAGAGTGCACGGTCAGCTTCTCCCACCGCAGCCTGGCTGCCAGCACGGATGGCTACAAGGTCATGTTCTCAGCATGCAACAAGTTCTGCGATGATACCAACATGCTGTGCAGATGTATAGAAACTCTTGCTGCCTTTATCGACGGACAACCTGATCTAATCAATGAGGCGGGCATGCAGTTTCTTATACAAACTCTTACCAAGTTTCCTGAAGATGCTTCGCTCCAGGCAAGCACCTTTAAGGCTATTTACGCCACATGTTTAAAGCATGAGACCAACCGACAGGCATACATAGAGCACGGTCTACTCCCTTGTCTGACGAAGGCTCTCGAAACACACGGTACCCACAAAGATGTGGTGAAATCAGCGTGTGCAGTAATGAGGGTGATGACGTTTGATGACGACATACGCGTTCCATTTGGAAAGGCACACGAACATGCCAAAATGATGGTGATGGAGAATAAGGCATTGGAGACACTCCTGGCTTCTTTAGCAG CTTGTACAGGGGATACTGGAACCACAGCAGATGTTTGCTTGACGTTGAGCCGACTGGCCGTTAGGAACGAGTTCTGTCAGGCTATTGTCGACCTTGGAGGACTGgacctggtgctgaatgccatgaGGGAAAATGTTCGACATCAG GCTCTGGCTAGTCGGGGCATCAGTCTGCTGAAGGCCATAGCTGGGAACGACGATGTGAAGACCAAAATTGTGCAGGCAGGAGGGATGGAGCTGATCATCACTGCACTCAACATCCACATA GGCGTGGCACAGGTGTGTGAGGAGGGTTGTGCTGCTCTGTGTGCTCTCGCTCTGCGGAACACAGACAATGTCAAGGCCATCATGGCAGCCAACGGAGCTGAGACCGTGGTACAAGCCATGAAGGTTCACATGGACAAGGCCTCCGTTCAG CAACAAGGGTGCATGGCCATCCGGAACCTGGTGTCCAGGAGCAGGGAGTTTGCCGACCCCATCCTGGAGCTGGGAGCAGAGGCCGTCATCAACGAGGCCAGGCTTCGGCACAAGGATGTGGAGGATGCTGGGAAGGCTGCCATCAGGGACCTTGGGGGACAGGTGGAGCTGAAGGAGCTGTggaagggggaggggagggggatCACACGCTGA
- the LOC118410035 gene encoding uncharacterized protein LOC118410035 gives MTETPEVPQFCQVLWDSGYHSLARALEDPQADQREQAEALKDEVTSLQQQNRLLTRRVRQLELDQQRTNKKLAEITAELRCKDSRYTMQSSTEEDLLKKRNRTLRELLEMEEQYRRRMTKQRDGHVQKSL, from the exons ATGACCGAGACTCCCGAAGTTCCCCAGTTCTGCCAGGTCCTGTGGGACAGTGGTTACCACAGCCTGGCCAGGGCACTGGAAGACCCCCAGGCTGACCAGCGTGAGC AAGCTGAGGCTCTCAAAGACGAGGTCACAAGTCTGCAGCAACAGAACCGGCTCCTGACCAGGCGAGTACGGCAGCTGGAGTTGGACCAGCAGCGGACCAACAAGAAGCTCGCAGAAATAACAGCAGAACTGAGATGTAAGGACAGCCGGTACACCATGCAAAGCTCTACTGAGGAGGACTTGCTAAAGAAGAGGAACAGAACGCTCAGGGAACTCTTAGAAATGGAGGAACAATACAGGAGACGTATGACAAAACAAAGGGATGGGCATGTACAGAAGTCATTATAG